A stretch of DNA from Candidatus Pantoea bituminis:
GAGATGAAATTGCAGACAGCGAGAAAGAATGGTCACCGGCAGTTTTTGCGGATCGGTAGTTGCCAGCAGAAATTTAACGTGTGACGGCGGCTCTTCCAGCGTTTTTAACAGCGCGTTAAAGCTGTGACGCGAAAGCATGTGGACTTCATCGATCAAATAGACTTTGAAGCGGCCACGCGCCGGTGCGTACTGAACGTTATCGAGCAGATCGCGGGTGTCTTCCACTTTGGTGCGCGAAGCCGCATCGATCTCAATCAGATCAACGAATCGGCCCTGTTCAATCTCGCGACAATTATTGCACTGGCCGCACGGCGTCGCGGTAATACCCGTTTCGCAGTTAAGACCTTTGGCCAACAGACGCGCAATGGTGGTTTTCCCTACCCCGCGCGTGCCGGAGAAGAGATAAGCATGATGGATACGTCCCAGAGACAATCCATTCGCCAGCGCCGTCAGAACATGTTCCTGACCAACAACATCAGCAAAAGCCTGGGGACGCCATTTTCGCGCAAGTACCTGATAGCTCATGTGGATTCGACGAATTTGGATGGAAAGGTGAGCGCAGAGATCTGCAACTCCTGTATATCGTTGCAGTAGTCTAACAGCGAGAAATGCATCTGCCTATCACTGGTTATCTCAGTGAAGCATGTGAAGACCTCGCCTTGCGGCAAGGCCTGCAGAATCGTTTAGTGGCCGGGGAAGTTGACCAGACTGTAGCACTCTACGCCAAGCGCTTTTAGGCGGGTTTCGCCCGTTAAATCAAACAGATTAATGATGAAAGCGGCATCCGTAACTTCACCACCGGCACGACGAATCAATTTCACTGTCGCTTCAATGGTGCCGCCGGTTGCCAGTAGATCATCAACTACTAACACCACATCGCCCGGTTGGATAGCATCTTTGTGCAGCTCCAGTTGGTCGGTGCCGTATTCCAGCTCATAGGTTTCGCTGTAAGTTTCGCGCGGCAGTTTGCCCGGTTTACGCACGGGGACAAATCCCACGCCCAAACCTAACGCCACTGGCGCACCAAACAGAAAACCACGCGCTTCGGTTCCTACAACTTTAGTGATGCCTTTGTTGCGATAACGCTCGACCAGCAGCGCGATTGACGCCGCATAGGCTTTTGGATCTTCCAGCAAACTGGTGACGTCACGAAACAGGATGCCCGGTTTCGGGTAATCAGAAATGCTTTTGATGCTGTTTTTAATGTATTCAAGCTGCTGCGCAGTGTCGGTCATAATGTTACGCCTGGTAAAAAATTCTGTTTCGCGCAGCTTCTATAGCGCCAATACCTATTAAAAGGCTCAGCGGGAGAGTATTCACAAGGGAAAGCCACGCACGAAGACGCCCAAATCTAAGCAAATGGCCGGATAAATGCAACTTTATCGCGGTGTCTGCGGCGGATCCGCCGTTTCTGCCACCACCGGAATGCGCCACATAAATGCCACCAGTAATGCTAACATCACCAATAGCATGATACGTACCCACACGATTTTCACCAAAAAAATGGAAACGCTAAAGGTAAGAACAATCAGTAAGATAGCGCGACCTTTCGTGCCTGGCGGCATGGCACGATGTTGATCCCAGTGGCGAAGATAACGGCCAAAGGGTGAGCGCCACAGCAGCCAGTGATGAAAGCGGGGTGAAGAACGGGCAAAGCACCAAGCCGCCAAGAG
This window harbors:
- the apt gene encoding adenine phosphoribosyltransferase, with product MTDTAQQLEYIKNSIKSISDYPKPGILFRDVTSLLEDPKAYAASIALLVERYRNKGITKVVGTEARGFLFGAPVALGLGVGFVPVRKPGKLPRETYSETYELEYGTDQLELHKDAIQPGDVVLVVDDLLATGGTIEATVKLIRRAGGEVTDAAFIINLFDLTGETRLKALGVECYSLVNFPGH
- a CDS encoding DUF454 family protein, with protein sequence MQRIVLLTLGWLAIVLGTLGIVLPLLPTTPFMLLAAWCFARSSPRFHHWLLWRSPFGRYLRHWDQHRAMPPGTKGRAILLIVLTFSVSIFLVKIVWVRIMLLVMLALLVAFMWRIPVVAETADPPQTPR